A DNA window from Bombus vancouverensis nearcticus chromosome 6, iyBomVanc1_principal, whole genome shotgun sequence contains the following coding sequences:
- the LOC117158142 gene encoding histone-lysine N-methyltransferase SETMAR-like, producing the protein MEGNKVHCRHLMLFFYRKGKNATQTANKICAVYGDDAIADRTVRKWFARFKVGDFNFEDQERPGRPSTTDEDQVKTLVENNPCYTIRELAKILKISRSTIHEHFVKLGYINRFDVWILHDLMERNLLMDRISICNSLYKHNEETSFLKQVATGNEKWIIYNNVEKKRSRGWRNESPLAIPEASLHPKRSCSVSDEGNLVL; encoded by the coding sequence ATGGAAGGAAACAAAGTGCATTGTAGGCATTTGATGCTTTTCTTCTACCGGAAAGGCAAAAATGCCACAcaaacagcaaacaagatatgCGCTGTTTATGGTGACGATGCTATAGCTGACAGAACTGTGCGGAAATGGTTTGCTAGGTTTAAAGTTGGTGATTTCAACTTTGAAGATCAAGAACGCCCGGGTAGGCCCTCCACCACTGATGAAGATCAGGTCAAAACACTAGTCGAGAATAATCCATGCTATACGATACGTGAATtagcaaaaatattaaaaatatcaagGTCCACCATCCATGAGCATTTTGTGAAGCTTGGCTATATAAACCGTTTTGATGTATGGATTCTTCACGATTTAATGGAAAGAAATCTACTAATGGATCGCATTTCCATTTGCAACTCGCTCTATAAACACAATGAGGAGACATCATTTTTGAAGCAAGTAGCGACGGGGAATGAAAAATGGATTATTTATAACAATGTTGAGAAGAAAAGATCTCGGGGATGGCGGAATGAATCACCTTTAGCCATCCCAGAAGCCAGTCTTCATCCGAAAAGGTCATGCTCTGTGTCTGATGAAGGGAATCTTGTATTATGA